The following nucleotide sequence is from Patagioenas fasciata isolate bPatFas1 chromosome 9, bPatFas1.hap1, whole genome shotgun sequence.
AGGTTGTGCTCAAAGAGAGAAGGTGGTTAGTGGGGGAGGGTCAGTATGAAAGAATAGTGACAGTGATAATTATCTGCCTCATTGCTGCCATACACAGGAAAGTACATGCTTTCCCACTTGAAGTAGAGCTTTCTCAAAGGCAAAACGAAGCACTGCCTGGAATAAAATGAGCTACAAAATGGTTTCTAACACTAGCACCTGCATTCTTTCTAACCCTCTGAGATAATGGGGTGCTGCAAAGCTCCAAGTGATTGGCAGTTTAGATACCATTAAAGTAACAGATATGATGAAGAAGTATAGCTAAAAATAGGCAATGCCTAGAGAGAAAGAGCCTTGCTCTTAATCTCATAGCATCCACGGTGATCTCTACGTTTGCACTGCACTCTCCTGCTGGGCTTGTGCTTTGCCTTATACAAAGCAAGTTGCAGATTTGTCAACAAAAGGAGTACAGCTGTAAGGAGAGGGTAATAAGCTGTGGTATAAActcaatgaaattaaattaaaatgacattttattattttctcccaTTAAATTCTGCCAGAGAAATATTGAACCAAAGGAGGTGAGAGGtacttttaattattatcttaTTTCCTTCACTAAAGAATTTGTATTACTTGTAGCTCCAGACTGGAACACAAAGCTGAACTTCAAACTCTCAGAAGTCTGGTCATGTTTCCAGGTACACAAAGCGTTAGTTATACAGACAAGCATAGCCGAGAAatacaggtcaaattctgctatcttCTCTTTTACTCTaacactgatttatttatttaattgtttGTTTCTAATTGAGATATCAGCCAGTGCTAAATCAAAGTTCAAACTTTGTCCATCTTTCCTGTCTTGAATATGGAAGACTTAGATATCTGTAGAGGGAAAACTTACTTGTCTGTGCAGTGTTAGATTTGAATCTCAGAATCATAGTATTGCTGTAAGTTTGCGTGACACAGTTTCACAGGAAGGCTGTAAGTTTGCTCCAGAAATCAGCACTGTTATATACGACTGGGTGATTTTATGTCATTAGAAACCTGTAGTCAGAAATTAActtgtttatttctttaaaagtgcttctcatcttcttttgtcaaaataatttttactgggaaattaaaacaaactCCAAAGGAATGAGCTGATTTGCTGTTTTGTCACTTACCTGTTTAGTAGGGAACTGGAGACGGTGTGCTTTGCATCAAAAGCTTCTGGGGGCTTTTCTTTGCTTTGATGCTCCATTCCAGAAGGGTCACATGAAGTGAAAGACTCTGAGTCTTTATCTGGCTCATCTCGCTGATCAGTTTCTATCTGAATTAAAGGCACTTCCCTGTGCTGACCTGCAGGCAGGCATACAGGGCTCTTCATATGCTCTTTTTTCTCATCCAGATTTACTTCATCCCTTTTGGGTTTTGACTGAATCTGAGTTGTACTTGGGGGATGTTTACTTTCCAAGATGTGTTCTCGGCTTGTGTAATCAAAGGAATCCTGCTGGACAACTATTAAATTTTTACCACTTTCAACAATATTTGCAGCCAGTCTGTTTGCATATTGTTCCACGTGTGGTGGGGAATCACTGTGAAACTGGTCTGCCTCTGCAGCCTCTGCCTCGTCTGCTATGATTTTGTTCTTGCGCATTAGAGATTCAATAGAACTTGCCCATGTCTCATGAATCAACATATCTGTTATCTGGTCAGCCTTGCATCTTTGGTACAGACAGGAGTCAGACTTGCAAAGACCTGAAGAAGCCCCGGTACTGACTGGCTGTACACTTAAGGAATCTTGGTGATGGTGGGCAAAGCCATCTAATGAATTTGCCTTAACTGGGATGTTAACTGTGAGCCTAGAGCCTGATGATCTGCTATCAGGCATTGATGACTGCCTGAAGCAAAAAGGTGATCGTAGAGAGGGTggtagcaaactgctgctccaGTCCTTTGAATTCCGAGGGGAAGATGCaatatctttattttccttttctatttctctTAGCATATACCTATAAAACTCTTCTGTTATGCTTTCTGTGCTGGACTGTTTGGATGGGCAACTTGGTCTTACACTAAGATGACCGTTTTTCTTGGCTACCTGTTGTAAGGCAGAAGTTAAGatgttgtttgcattttttcctgCATAGTAATCCAACAATAAATCAAAACCTCTTCCTTCATTTTCCATCTGGTTCACCATAAATCTTGAAAATTCATCTGTAATGCTTTCACAACTAGACTGCTTTGAGACAGAACTTGTCTGGCTCACAGACTGACCAAAGGTgttcattaggtttagggtattGAAAGGGGCTTTGGAATCCGAGTCCTCCTCTGGTATGCTCTCACAGCTTGAGGCCTTGGCTCGGCTCCATCTGTCACAGTGCAGCCTGTTCCTGGGGTGGTTTGGACCTTGCCAGATGCTGTCGGCCATGGAGAGTTCAGTGAGGTTCATGATCTTGGCAGCCACTTCATTTGCAAAGATATTGACTGAATCTGGTGTGTCCTCAAGGTTTATAGATTCATCTACTACCCGATTCATCAATCTTTCCTTTAGCTCAGGATgctcatctgtttttcttttgatctCACTAAGTCTAGGTGCCCTGTGCTTCCGAACAACTGAACCATTAGCATgggtttcctttttccttttcatggttCTGCATGATAAACTCTGGGTCACCAGATATTCATTGCCTCTCTTCCATGCACAGAACCATGGTTGCTTTCCATTTGAATTTTCAAGACAAATGGCGGCTATTTCTGTTGCCATAGAGACAACAGTTTCTGCCAATTCTTCTGCAAAATCTGTTATACAATATTTGTCCCTTGAATGTTTCACCTGTAGCACAGGCTGAGAAGGAACCAACACATTATTTCCTAATAAAGACAAGCTAACCTGAACATCattgtttagtacagtatcacACTTTAGCTTGGCCTGGTTTTCTGCGTTCATGGTGGCACTGGAAGACAGCTGTTCTTGAACGCCATGCCTGCGTTCATCATTTGCAAAGGTATTTTCTCTGTCAGAAAATGATCTGTAGTCTTTCTTCTTATGATGATTGTTACCTTGATTTGGAGATTTGCAACAGTCTCGTGCAGTTCTTTTCAGATATCTTTTCTTGGGAGATGTCTTTGCATTATGCCCTGTAGCTCTACTTGTGGGTTCTGAACTCAGTGTGGCACTTTCCTTGGTGTTTACATCATTCATATTACTTTTCCTAGTGTTTGTGGCATTTCCAGGATCTCTGCTAGCACTAGTGCTGTAAGAGGTACCAAATGACTTAACAGCAGAGTGATCAAGGGGGCCACGTGAAGTTTCATGTGCTGTTGCCTGTGATGACCATCCTTCTGCTCTTGTtactttctctgcttttgtaCCCTCAGAAAAGAGAGGAGAACACTCTTCAACTTGTCTAATGTCGTTCATTTTCTTGCAAGTGAAATATATTATATTAAAAAGCAACTCATTTGCAGTGTCCATGAAAATGTCTTGTGTACTTGAGCCATTTTCTGAACAGGGGTGTAACTGTCTCTTCTTCCTAACCGCTTCAATAGAATGTCGTAGAATAATATTGGATAAGTTTTGTGCAAGCTCATCCCTGATTACTTCATCATTGTTTGGAATCCGTGGTCTTGCTGCAGTTTCAATAATTTTTCCATTTATGGATTCCATAAAATGCCCTACATTTTTATatgtgttgggttttgtcaaaATTGTTGATGTCTCTTTGAGAAGTGCCTCTGCAATGCTATCATTTAGCTTCTCCATGCTGCTTCCTATGGCTATGCTGCAATGAAGAGTAACGGCTGCAGAAGTCTGAGCAGCAGACAGAAGTCCACTCGAAGTTGCAGGGTACTTCTCTTCCTTTGTTTCCCCCAGACCACAGACGGCTACAGCACTTGCTACTTGAGTCATGCCACACAGTGCAGATGGAAATGAATATTCTGTGCCAGCACAGTCATCAACTATCTGTGAAGGTGCTGTGTGTAGCTCTTCATTACCAACCGCTTCACTTTTAGAGTCTGTGGCTTCTTGATCCCATCTGAATTTTTCTGCAGCCTGGGGACTGGAAATGGTTCCAATAACAGTGGCTGCACAAGCCAAAGCCACTTCCAGTGCACTCTGGCCATGTCCGTTTGAATGTTCTTCCTCAAAGTAATCTGAAACTTCAGCAGAACTTTCTGATTCAGTCCAGTGGCACAGGTTGGGGAAGGCAGACCCTGGCCAGTCAGATACATTCTCAGAACTGTCTGGGCTTTGCACTATAACAATCTTGGGGAGTTCATTCCAAGGTCGGGAGCCAGATACATCATCTGACTTACAGGAGCTTCCTATGGAGATGCTGACTGCAGCCTCCTCACTGAAAGTGGGTTGAGACTGTGACAGTCTAATGAACGCATCTTGAAGAACAGATTCTGCTAAATTTGTGGCATACTGACCTGTAGTGGCCCGCTCATTTTGCGAGGGAGGATCAGTTTTCCCAATACCTGCGCAATTTTCTCCATCTGTCTTACTGTTGTGTATCACTGTTGGGTCACGCAGAGGCTCCAGCTCCTCTTTAGCCATTTTGGTTAAAGATACATCTTCTAACATGCACACTAAGTGGGAATTTTCAACCTCACTAGTCAAATTAGTGCTACTAAAGGATGAAGTAGCTCTTCCAGCTAATGCCTTCTGCCACAGTATTTCCTGGTTTGACTTATCTTCAGATTGTAAGATGTGCTCTTCAGCCACAACATTCACCACTTCAGAGACTCCAGTAGCTGAATTATCTTTATTAATGCAGTTCCCTTCAAGAATGGATGGCAACCTGGCTTTTCTGTAGTGGAGATTTTCAAAtccctttcctttattttttttgacATCTGAAGATGCTTCTGAAACACTTAATTTTTCATgacctattaaaataaaaatcagaaattattttttgaagACTATTCCGTAACTTTAGAAACAGCTACACAACTGTGTAACACATTACTGCTCTGTAAAACTACTGCACAACCATATATCCTTGTCTTTgaataacaatttaaaaatatgagTGGCTGTTCATTTTCTAAACTACAAATAAATATATGCATGAATTAACATCAAGTGCACTTTCTGCAAGCATTGCCATGGCTGTTTCACAGTACTAACAATAGCATAATTATGATCAGTCCTGTCGTTTTTACCAGTTTTATATTCATCAGCTTCGTTGTCATCCTCGAGGTGCTCTGATGCTGTGAGGAAATCTTCTTCTATTGAGGACACTGAGCAGTTTGTGTCATCCTCGGGCTTTAAGACATGAGCTTCGATCTGCAGCTGTCTCTCCTGAACAAGCTCAAGTCCAATCAGAAACTTGTTTATTTCAAAAATGATGCAGCTTGTGCTGTTTTTCCTGTCCCCCCTCGCACACTGAACCAGGCAGACATCTGCCAGCCAAGGACACTAGAGGGGAAAAGAATCTCAAACagttattgaattaaaaaaaatgaaacctaTTCTAAGCTTTCCTTTCCATAAATATCTCAGGAATGTTCTAGTGCAAAGATGCAATACAATTTGTCATTTAGATGTTTGTAACACAGTGTGCAGTTACATATATGCCAAAATAAGACTGCCTGGACTGACAGCTTTTGTTATACAAGCATGTTAGTAGAGAATCCAGCTGTATCACAGGAGCATCTTTATTTTGTTGAAATTACCAAGTTGTTTGTTTTCAATCAGCTTCTTCTAATGACAGAGACATACTTGCTTTTAGGCATGTTGGAGTGAGCCATCAGAGATGCTGTTATGGATGATCTCACACCACCCAGTATTACCTGTCTCTTGAGGGAATTGTTTGTGGGCATGAATTTCTTTTCAGGATAGCGTCTTTGTGTCTTTTACAACGCTAGGTTGAAGGCAGCCCTATAAATACTGCCTGGTGAGATTGTTAAGAGCAGGTCACTTTCACAGGTTCATacagaatgttttaaaatagtggtttattttgtttctttgctcttcTTCCTCTCATTCCTTGTGTGCCCAAAGCCCCGTTATTTCAGACCAGTACAACCTCCCACTGGAAATGGGGCTCCACTGCACACTGTACTGAGCCTTCCTGTGAAACTGTGTCACGCAGAGAAGCTGTACAATTAAGTTGAAGGCTGGTCAGAAACTGAAAGAAACTCTTGTAATACTCATTTTATTGATATTAAAACTGTTGGATATTTATAGAACCACAGATCTAAGTTGATATCTCTGCATGTGACTACATTTGTGGTGTGGATGTACTCTGAAGTAAAGCCAAGCTTTTGCAGCTTGTGATCTTATGCTTTAATTCCAGGCTCCCAGGAAGGAGCCAGCTTGAGTGGAACCAACTTTAGATTGAGGCAATAGATTTTAAGCTGTGCAAAAGATGCCTTGAACCCCCTTTGCATTTGCACAGCATCTAGCATAATATAACCCTGTCCTAGAGCTTTTGTCTTTGAGTGTGAGTGCAAATATCTAGTAATACAGGGAGTGGGATGAGTATTTTGTTGGCATAGCATGTTTCATTAGCCTGTTCTTCCTGTCTGTCTAACAAATGTGTCTGAACAGAAAACCAGATAAATTGATGTGTTAATAGACAGGCAGAAAAGAtaaggttttttttcagttttttggaACTGGTTGCTAAGTAATTGTTGCTGAATCAGACTTGACCATACACTGCAGTGTGAAAAATGTTATTAGAAACAGATGCAGCCTTAGATCAAACATTTTCCTGCTCTTTCTTCAGTCCACAGTTTGCAGGGTTGTACTCGTGAAAAGAGCTGAGGGGGAGCTGAATAAAAATCCTTGTATGAAAACTGTGTGTTTCTCTTTACAAATGAAATTATCTGGAAAGCCAAACAAATGTAAGGACAAATATAAAATGTACTTATCTGGCCAATACATCGCACCTACTCTCAATGCAAAACTTTACTCATCTTAGAAGACAGAAATTTAGGTTAGTTCTCATGTGTCTCTTGCCTGCATTCTCTCTGTGAGGGCTGCTGGTCTCAATGGTACAGTCTTGCAGAGATGGGGATGACTTTGGGTACTTGAGTCGTCTTGTCTGGGCCTCAAAACACCCTTGTGTATATTGCAGCTGGTTTTGCCCTCCCAGAAGTGGGTTTTGGAGCTTCAATGCTCCCACCACAGGCTTGTGCTCTTATTTTTTTTTGATCTTTCTAACTTCAGCCACTAGTCACAAGTTGCAAGAAAGCTCAATAACCAGGCAATTACTCTCTTTAAAGATCAGCTTATTGGTATAACATAAAAACCAATGATCTTTGCAATACAGCTGTTTCATGGCCTGCTTCAAGAAGATTTTTGTACACAACTTGATTTCAGTGAAAaaagttttctgcctttttttttttttttccctgcagcagaTAAAACATGAACAGGCATCTCCAGTTTTAAGTTTGATGAGACAGTTTCATACTCCAGGATAAGTCTGTAGCTTTAATGAAACTGTCCTCAGTTCATCCTTGGCCAAATGAGATCAGAATCAGACTGAGAAATACTGAagtatttttcattctctttctgtACACATATATGAACAGGAATAAAGAATGATAAAaatggagaggaagaaaatgctttttgctACAATAAGGACTTAAGCTTCTGGAACTTGTATATTAAAATGCCTTTAAGCAAATGTTATTGTTTGCTTCCTTTCTCAATGTGGTGCCAGTAAGATGAATTCTTGGCCTCCAGATCACAGATAGGGAACATTTCATTGGCAATAATGGGAGTGAAGGAGTTAGCATGAGAACTTTCCCTTTAGCTCCTTTAAATGTTAAGTTTTAATTAATGCATTAATTACTTTTTAAGTTGACAGAAGCTAAATGAGGTATCAGCTCTGATATTGTTAATATAGCCTGATATTttccattgtcacattcaggctTACAGTAGCCTCTAGGATCTTCAAGTCATACCATCAGTTCTTTTCCAAGGTGCACGCGTGGGAGAAGACGGGTTGGGATCAAAAGTGGGAAGTAACAAGACTTCACTTGAGAGTCTGTAGGAGCTGTGCCCCAAAAGTGTTacatttttcccttccccccgcTGTTCTGCCCTTCTGACTCCTGCTATTCTTGAAATCTGGGCTTATGAATCATTTCTGCCACCAATGCTTGTCTTCCCTGAAGGATCAGCTGCTAATGTGGCTTATAGTATTATCAGCTGCAACCCAGACGTTCACAGGATCTAGAGGGAATAGCAGGATTGCTCTCCTGTCCTCTTTGTCCCTGCCCTCCTCACCACATAAGCTTAACAGACTTTTGTTAgaccctttttttgtgtgtgtgtgtgtttgcaaacTCCCACTCATCTTTTAAACCGGTGCAAGGCCTTTGctttcagcttcctttttttccattttccaaattCCTTGATAAGTGTGATGTGATCTTAAATACGAGTTTGATTCCTACCTGGGGAACTTCATAATCAGCCTGAAGGTTTCCTGATGCTAATCCGCTCAGGAGGActatttcattttcctttggtGGCTGCACGTTCATCGAACTGATGAGTTTGGGGAGATTTGGAGAGACGCTGATCAACCTCTGCAGTATGAAAGACAGATTTTGCTCTCAGGTAATGAAGTCTGAGTTGCACCATTATATtcataaatataaaaatgaaataccaCTTATAGGCATCACTTTAGAACACTAAAAATAGAACTGGCAGCACTAAAATGCACATTCTTCCTTTTGAGCCACGAGGCAAGACGATGGCAACAGTATTAACTTCTGCAAAACTGTCCAGTGGGACAGTCTGTCATCTCTTACACTGTCATGTGCTCAACAGCTTGATTGTGTTTGTGCACCTAAATGCTTGGCTTTCCTATTAGGAGTGAGTTCCTAAGAGACTGGGAACACTCAGTCTCTTATTCTCTGAAACAGAAAAGATTCATTAAGTATGGTAATGAGAACAGCGCAAATCTTCCCGTTTTCCTCTAGGCACGTGACAAGCAAGAAGCAAAAGGGAAATTGGCTTGAAATTGCTGATCAAACTGATGTAATACTAGACTTGGAATAATGGAAGTATTTAATACACAGATGAAATATGCATTTCTTTGCTGTTCCACTGGACACCTTCATGACTTTTCATTTGTAATGGTGCAACCATTTTCTACCTGTTGTATATTTGCTAGAGCCAAAAGTGGTAATAGTCATAATGTCAATGATGCTATGTAACATAGGAGATCTGTATTGTGATACTGCTAGGAGTCCCCAGTGATGTGCAGGAGGCATCTGTGCTCCTTTATGTGCAAAGGCCAGACCAAAAGAGCAATACTTACCCTAAGAATGCCTACAATTCTCTTCTGCCGAGGATCTCGGTGTGCTTGCTTTATGAACAGGGAATCAAGGATGACCCCTTACAACAGGAGTAAATATCACCTCCATTTTATGCACAGACACAGCTCATCAAATGGCAAAGCCATCAAAGGAATGCAGATCTTGGGCACCCAGCCGTATGCTTTAGTTACTATGCAATTCAATGACACTTCATTGTTTCCTTTTAATGTTCAAAATAATAAGTTTGCAATACTGTTATTTTTCCTCAGCATGAATTAGATATAATAAAACTTTTTGGCTTAGCAAATCTAATTCGACTTTGGGGAATAATTTACTTTTCAGTAGACTTAGCCTCTTTAGATGAGGCTAAGTATTTATATTTGACATAACTAAATTCAGTGCTTCAATTCAGTTTGACATTTCAGTATAGAACGAAAACGTTCTCATGCTTTTCTTTATCCAAATTATAACCTTTCTGTTATCACACACATTTATCTATGTACCTGTATTTTTCTACTGCTTAAATTAACACATTTTTATCAGATTTCTTAGATAGGAAATAATGGCATTTTGTATATCTTTTACTTCCATTCCCTTTTGttcaaaataaaaaaggtaaagtCTGGAAGGATGACGATTTTACACCAAAATTTAACCTGTTCCAAGGCTCAAAGGGTAATGAAAAAATCCTTACAGTATGTGTTAGTAAATAGTTATACAATTCATATGAACAGTAGCTATGCTAACATCTTTAAAATTCTTCTGTGAAATGCTTTCACCACATCAGCGTATTGAATAAAAATCCACTGCACGCAATGCTTATTTACACAAACTGCATATTATACACAAAAATCGTGATGAGTGAGTTTCCTCTTAGAGAAGAATACACAGTACTTGTGCTAGCAGAGAATTTTTATTACCTATGCCgaaaatcaaaagaaaagtaTCATCTTCCAGTCATGACTAATAAATGTATTGACTCTGCTCCAGAAACTACCTTCCTAAAACGTGGCCAAATGTTGCAGTCTCTCCATTACAAGCCCCCAGTGCCAGGCAGGGAGTGCCAGCTGTGGGCATGTCAGGGTGCAGCGCTCTGGGGAACCCGCAGGTTCTGTAGTGCGGGAAGAGCTTGGGGTGGGAGAGATGCTCGGGCGGTGCATGCATcgctgctgtggggctgagggGTAAAGATCATGTAGCTGCTTTTAAAGTTATTTGTGCTTGTGAGCAAGTGATCTAATCTCCTGGCACTGTGAAGGGTAGCTACATAAAGCTAGTTTCACTTGACTTTTACAGATATCTAGCTCTAAGACTGAGGGAGAAACTTTTGGTATTTCCTTATGACTAGCTATAGCTTTTGTTCCTTAATAAGCAgtggttttcttgttgtttataGTGTTTATTAGGAAACAACCAGTGCTTCTGTGGATTCAGTAACATTAAAGCTCTCAAGCTGTTCCACACAGTTAACCTGCTGattcaacagaaaaataattttgctgcAAGAAGCCGTATCTATTTTTGACATCTGAATTTTCACAGatccaggatgcagaaaatgacacagaaaaatgGTTCCTgagaatgaaccactagcaggagGCAGCAAGGTCCCAGCATTGGTTGTCCTCCCATGAGCTCAAAGTGGTTTCAGCAAACTAACTGTAGTGGTTTACTGAGGAACGCCCTGGATATTGTCAGGAGATTCTACCTTTATTCACTTACTACGTGTTGCTGTCATACTGTTGTGTTGATCGTAGGCACCTGGTAAGGGTGATGAAAATGAGCTGATAAAGGAAGATGTAAACTCAAAACTGACACTAGGCCATATCTTTAAATGTGACTTCCTCAgatattagggttttttttgagtgTTATGTATTTTAAATAGCATATCATGATGTGGTGTTTGTCTTGGTATTTGTAAAATAGCaaagcttttcttattttcttaaaaacacagggctggttttgttttg
It contains:
- the SPHKAP gene encoding A-kinase anchor protein SPHKAP isoform X1; the protein is MSGRPAPDAEPGCPPRAAASNSESPLMHEVPEHQGSSTDSSASSLGSSVTACKKILCSNSLLESTDYWLQNQRTPCQIGFLEDKSESNCASICFVNLDANRDDCSDEQVKQRLISVSPNLPKLISSMNVQPPKENEIVLLSGLASGNLQADYEVPQCPWLADVCLVQCARGDRKNSTSCIIFEINKFLIGLELVQERQLQIEAHVLKPEDDTNCSVSSIEEDFLTASEHLEDDNEADEYKTGHEKLSVSEASSDVKKNKGKGFENLHYRKARLPSILEGNCINKDNSATGVSEVVNVVAEEHILQSEDKSNQEILWQKALAGRATSSFSSTNLTSEVENSHLVCMLEDVSLTKMAKEELEPLRDPTVIHNSKTDGENCAGIGKTDPPSQNERATTGQYATNLAESVLQDAFIRLSQSQPTFSEEAAVSISIGSSCKSDDVSGSRPWNELPKIVIVQSPDSSENVSDWPGSAFPNLCHWTESESSAEVSDYFEEEHSNGHGQSALEVALACAATVIGTISSPQAAEKFRWDQEATDSKSEAVGNEELHTAPSQIVDDCAGTEYSFPSALCGMTQVASAVAVCGLGETKEEKYPATSSGLLSAAQTSAAVTLHCSIAIGSSMEKLNDSIAEALLKETSTILTKPNTYKNVGHFMESINGKIIETAARPRIPNNDEVIRDELAQNLSNIILRHSIEAVRKKRQLHPCSENGSSTQDIFMDTANELLFNIIYFTCKKMNDIRQVEECSPLFSEGTKAEKVTRAEGWSSQATAHETSRGPLDHSAVKSFGTSYSTSASRDPGNATNTRKSNMNDVNTKESATLSSEPTSRATGHNAKTSPKKRYLKRTARDCCKSPNQGNNHHKKKDYRSFSDRENTFANDERRHGVQEQLSSSATMNAENQAKLKCDTVLNNDVQVSLSLLGNNVLVPSQPVLQVKHSRDKYCITDFAEELAETVVSMATEIAAICLENSNGKQPWFCAWKRGNEYLVTQSLSCRTMKRKKETHANGSVVRKHRAPRLSEIKRKTDEHPELKERLMNRVVDESINLEDTPDSVNIFANEVAAKIMNLTELSMADSIWQGPNHPRNRLHCDRWSRAKASSCESIPEEDSDSKAPFNTLNLMNTFGQSVSQTSSVSKQSSCESITDEFSRFMVNQMENEGRGFDLLLDYYAGKNANNILTSALQQVAKKNGHLSVRPSCPSKQSSTESITEEFYRYMLREIEKENKDIASSPRNSKDWSSSLLPPSLRSPFCFRQSSMPDSRSSGSRLTVNIPVKANSLDGFAHHHQDSLSVQPVSTGASSGLCKSDSCLYQRCKADQITDMLIHETWASSIESLMRKNKIIADEAEAAEADQFHSDSPPHVEQYANRLAANIVESGKNLIVVQQDSFDYTSREHILESKHPPSTTQIQSKPKRDEVNLDEKKEHMKSPVCLPAGQHREVPLIQIETDQRDEPDKDSESFTSCDPSGMEHQSKEKPPEAFDAKHTVSSSLLNSSPQSRPDAEIIGETKTAEEFPHHLSSSEESTGSWSQLANDEDNPDDTSSYLQLSERSLSNGNSSTTSSLGIMDLEIYQENVPSSPVINELVEEKVFLKEQTENTEESTSALSVGTANCQKDLLVINFDLEPECPDVELRATLQWIAASELGIPTIYFKKSQENRIEKFLDVVQLVQRKSWKVGDIFHAVVQYCKLSEEAREMAPSLFDWLLELG
- the SPHKAP gene encoding A-kinase anchor protein SPHKAP isoform X2 translates to MSGRPAPDAEPGCPPRAAASNSESPLMHEVPEHQGSSTDSSASSLGSSVTACKKILCSNSLLESTDYWLQNQRTPCQIGFLEDKSESNCASICFVNLDANRDDCSDEQVKQRLISVSPNLPKLISSMNVQPPKENEIVLLSGLASGNLQADYEVPQCPWLADVCLVQCARGDRKNSTSCIIFEINKFLIGLELVQERQLQIEAHVLKPEDDTNCSVSSIEEDFLTASEHLEDDNEADEYKTGHEKLSVSEASSDVKKNKGKGFENLHYRKARLPSILEGNCINKDNSATGVSEVVNVVAEEHILQSEDKSNQEILWQKALAGRATSSFSSTNLTSEVENSHLVCMLEDVSLTKMAKEELEPLRDPTVIHNSKTDGENCAGIGKTDPPSQNERATTGQYATNLAESVLQDAFIRLSQSQPTFSEEAAVSISIGSSCKSDDVSGSRPWNELPKIVIVQSPDSSENVSDWPGSAFPNLCHWTESESSAEVSDYFEEEHSNGHGQSALEVALACAATVIGTISSPQAAEKFRWDQEATDSKSEAVGNEELHTAPSQIVDDCAGTEYSFPSALCGMTQVASAVAVCGLGETKEEKYPATSSGLLSAAQTSAAVTLHCSIAIGSSMEKLNDSIAEALLKETSTILTKPNTYKNVGHFMESINGKIIETAARPRIPNNDEVIRDELAQNLSNIILRHSIEAVRKKRQLHPCSENGSSTQDIFMDTANELLFNIIYFTCKKMNDIRQVEECSPLFSEGTKAEKVTRAEGWSSQATAHETSRGPLDHSAVKSFGTSYSTSASRDPGNATNTRKSNMNDVNTKESATLSSEPTSRATGHNAKTSPKKRYLKRTARDCCKSPNQGNNHHKKKDYRSFSDRENTFANDERRHGVQEQLSSSATMNAENQAKLKCDTVLNNDVQVSLSLLGNNVLVPSQPVLQVKHSRDKYCITDFAEELAETVVSMATEIAAICLENSNGKQPWFCAWKRGNEYLVTQSLSCRTMKRKKETHANGSVVRKHRAPRLSEIKRKTDEHPELKERLMNRVVDESINLEDTPDSVNIFANEVAAKIMNLTELSMADSIWQGPNHPRNRLHCDRWSRAKASSCESIPEEDSDSKAPFNTLNLMNTFGQSVSQTSSVSKQSSCESITDEFSRFMVNQMENEGRGFDLLLDYYAGKNANNILTSALQQVAKKNGHLSVRPSCPSKQSSTESITEEFYRYMLREIEKENKDIASSPRNSKDWSSSLLPPSLRSPFCFRQSSMPDSRSSGSRLTVNIPVKANSLDGFAHHHQDSLSVQPVSTGASSGLCKSDSCLYQRCKADQITDMLIHETWASSIESLMRKNKIIADEAEAAEADQFHSDSPPHVEQYANRLAANIVESGKNLIVVQQDSFDYTSREHILESKHPPSTTQIQSKPKRDEVNLDEKKEHMKSPVCLPAGQHREVPLIQIETDQRDEPDKDSESFTSCDPSGMEHQSKEKPPEAFDAKHTVSSSLLNSPQSRPDAEIIGETKTAEEFPHHLSSSEESTGSWSQLANDEDNPDDTSSYLQLSERSLSNGNSSTTSSLGIMDLEIYQENVPSSPVINELVEEKVFLKEQTENTEESTSALSVGTANCQKDLLVINFDLEPECPDVELRATLQWIAASELGIPTIYFKKSQENRIEKFLDVVQLVQRKSWKVGDIFHAVVQYCKLSEEAREMAPSLFDWLLELG